Proteins from one Blattabacterium cuenoti genomic window:
- the rpsF gene encoding 30S ribosomal protein S6 has product MLKHYENIMIITPILSDDKAKDTAKEYENYLIQKEGKIVYQEHWGLKKLAYPIHKKQSGCYHLLEFLLKSNLVSDLELKLRQDERILRFLTVRLNKYGIEYAEIRRKKFLKKDE; this is encoded by the coding sequence ATGCTTAAACATTATGAGAATATCATGATAATCACTCCCATATTATCTGATGATAAGGCAAAAGATACTGCAAAAGAATATGAAAATTATCTTATTCAAAAAGAAGGGAAAATTGTTTATCAGGAACATTGGGGATTGAAAAAACTAGCTTATCCTATTCACAAGAAACAAAGTGGTTGTTATCATTTATTGGAATTTTTGTTGAAATCTAATTTAGTATCTGATTTAGAATTGAAATTAAGACAAGATGAACGTATTTTACGTTTTTTAACTGTAAGATTAAACAAATATGGAATAGAGTATGCAGAAATAAGGAGAAAAAAATTTTTAAAAAAAGATGAATAA